The Bosea sp. F3-2 genome window below encodes:
- a CDS encoding response regulator transcription factor → MIRQTSAKTAPAANSSQPVVIVVDDDLAVRESLDSLFRSIGLQTRLFGSPAELLQGSLPNLPGCIILDVRLPGISGLDFQDQLARHGIDLPIIFMTGHGDIPMTVRAMKAGAIDFLSKPFRDQDMLDAVTTAIERDKNRRTKAATDDDLRAEYETLTPREREVLAHVVSGLMNKQIAGLIGLSEITVKIHRGNVMRKMGVRSLADLVRKAEALGISLP, encoded by the coding sequence ATGATCAGGCAGACTTCGGCAAAGACCGCCCCCGCCGCGAACTCGAGTCAGCCCGTGGTCATCGTCGTCGACGACGACCTCGCCGTGCGCGAGTCCCTCGACAGCCTGTTCCGCTCCATCGGGCTCCAGACGCGTCTGTTCGGATCGCCTGCGGAACTCCTTCAAGGTTCGCTTCCAAACCTGCCGGGCTGCATCATCCTCGACGTGCGGCTGCCGGGCATCAGCGGCCTGGATTTCCAGGACCAGCTCGCGAGGCACGGCATCGACCTGCCGATCATCTTCATGACGGGTCATGGCGATATCCCCATGACGGTGCGTGCGATGAAGGCCGGCGCCATCGACTTCCTGTCGAAACCGTTTCGGGATCAGGACATGCTCGACGCGGTCACCACTGCGATCGAGCGCGACAAAAACAGGCGAACCAAGGCCGCAACCGACGATGACCTGCGCGCCGAATATGAGACCTTGACGCCGCGCGAGCGTGAGGTGCTGGCCCATGTCGTGTCGGGGCTGATGAACAAGCAGATCGCCGGCCTCATCGGCTTGAGCGAGATCACCGTGAAGATCCATCGCGGCAACGTCATGCGGAAGATGGGCGTGCGATCGCTCGCCGACCTGGTGCGCAAGGCGGAAGCGCTGGGCATTTCTCTTCCCTGA